In one window of Methanosarcina vacuolata Z-761 DNA:
- a CDS encoding methanogenesis marker 5 protein, translated as MAKVFIYPINSLILADLVERFGHKPLTMMNQIREKVTSLSLDSPPLNITPEDPKLGLKYAAIEVPAGVRGRMALIGPLIEQTEAAIIVENPPTDFGCVGCNRTNELTKYLVRSKGVPVLEVEYPKSDDEARDFVNKIVAFLESLPKEKPEEDEKAKETESADKEDKE; from the coding sequence TTGGCAAAGGTTTTCATTTACCCTATAAATAGTCTTATTCTGGCCGACCTGGTTGAACGTTTCGGGCACAAACCCCTTACCATGATGAACCAGATCCGAGAAAAAGTTACAAGCCTCAGCCTTGATTCTCCTCCTCTAAATATTACTCCTGAAGACCCTAAATTGGGTCTTAAGTATGCTGCAATTGAAGTGCCGGCTGGAGTAAGGGGAAGGATGGCGTTGATAGGCCCTCTTATCGAACAGACAGAAGCTGCAATTATAGTTGAAAACCCACCCACGGACTTTGGTTGTGTGGGTTGTAACCGTACAAATGAGCTGACGAAGTATTTGGTCCGCTCAAAAGGTGTCCCTGTACTTGAAGTAGAATACCCGAAATCCGACGACGAAGCCCGCGACTTCGTAAACAAGATAGTAGCATTTCTGGAGTCGTTGCCTAAGGAAAAGCCTGAGGAAGATGAAAAGGCGAAAGAGACAGAATCGGCAGACAAGGAGGACAAGGAATGA
- a CDS encoding methanogenesis marker 15 protein has translation MSTEESALVKIALVSCGSEYAGVQPEFEEAAAKVNAKFIFPEIDVASIDTIGRDFGLEVASGDLRLMMARAKAVVEGIANADGVFITTCFRCAEGAIVRNEVRRYIHEHSKIPVISYSFTESTSAGTLLTRLEALTTIVRRRHLLTREVQTGLTAGIDSGSTTTKAVVMRDNKIIGKGWVPTTKVLESAEEAYSIALKEAGVSREEVQALGTTGYGRFLIGAHFKAQLIQEEITVNSKGAVYLADKQKGNATVIDIGGMDNKAISVQDGIPGMFTMGGICAGASGRFFEMISKRLGVDITELGALAVKGMHEHVSMNSYCIVFGTQSLVNSLARGATPEDVAAAACYSVVEQIYEQQLQEVDVKEPLILVGGSSLIAGVPKALGELLKIDVLVPENSHLIGAVGAALLASGFVEE, from the coding sequence ATGAGCACAGAGGAATCTGCACTTGTCAAGATTGCACTGGTATCCTGCGGCTCTGAGTATGCCGGAGTTCAACCCGAATTTGAAGAAGCCGCAGCCAAAGTAAATGCAAAATTTATTTTCCCTGAAATTGATGTTGCATCCATAGATACTATAGGCAGAGATTTTGGGCTTGAGGTTGCGAGTGGAGACCTGAGGCTTATGATGGCCCGGGCAAAAGCTGTTGTTGAAGGTATTGCCAATGCGGATGGAGTTTTCATTACCACCTGTTTCCGGTGTGCCGAAGGAGCTATTGTACGAAATGAGGTTAGAAGATATATCCATGAGCACTCCAAAATCCCGGTAATCAGTTATTCTTTTACCGAAAGCACCAGTGCAGGTACACTTCTTACTCGCCTGGAAGCTCTTACTACAATTGTCAGGCGCAGGCACCTTCTTACAAGGGAAGTTCAGACCGGACTGACCGCGGGAATAGATTCAGGGTCAACAACCACTAAAGCCGTGGTAATGAGGGACAACAAAATTATAGGCAAGGGCTGGGTGCCCACAACAAAAGTCCTTGAAAGTGCTGAAGAAGCTTACTCTATTGCCCTGAAAGAGGCCGGCGTTTCCAGGGAAGAAGTTCAGGCTCTGGGTACAACCGGATACGGACGATTTCTTATAGGTGCTCATTTTAAAGCTCAGCTTATCCAGGAAGAAATCACTGTTAACTCAAAAGGAGCCGTCTATCTTGCTGACAAGCAGAAAGGTAATGCAACAGTTATTGATATAGGCGGTATGGACAATAAGGCAATCTCGGTTCAGGACGGGATTCCCGGAATGTTTACAATGGGCGGGATTTGCGCAGGCGCTTCAGGACGTTTCTTTGAAATGATCTCAAAGCGGCTTGGTGTAGATATCACCGAACTCGGAGCCCTGGCAGTTAAAGGGATGCATGAACATGTATCTATGAACAGCTACTGCATAGTCTTCGGAACTCAATCCCTTGTAAATTCCCTTGCAAGAGGTGCTACTCCTGAAGATGTGGCTGCTGCAGCCTGTTATAGTGTGGTAGAACAGATCTATGAGCAGCAGTTGCAGGAAGTAGATGTTAAAGAGCCTCTGATTCTTGTGGGCGGATCTTCCCTAATTGCAGGAGTACCAAAAGCCCTTGGAGAACTTCTAAAGATCGATGTCCTTGTGCCCGAGAACTCACACTTGATAGGAGCAGTAGGAGCAGCTTTGCTTGCTTCGGGCTTTGTGGAGGAGTGA
- a CDS encoding methanogenesis marker 7 protein: MAVLRPYLYTGGVHKHGLLIELLEDLGGYIVQKVVTGTEVNLIMLIPEKDVPIVKKQSDELLGVMVEAPLTGVEIAVVSPTLASHHLPHSACDIAEYLRHPGANTNMIGLARGMGRRVSLSMDYERRLINEHDIAVFTFGSFSDCIINKKPKLFEGVEIPIVVTGGPDLKTEEVPGADLYVGNIGRTSHRLRKTEEISALDKLNEEVGKIADNIRKQQAKDPLAVLPARVMKEIENQVPEIRTVLSPAPLTLQLNGLRVKLPYDEFHERLEKLEFDEGVTLSELANISKSKMKNYILIKIKSKSDVGFAI, encoded by the coding sequence ATGGCTGTACTCCGACCCTATCTTTATACCGGTGGCGTCCACAAGCATGGACTTTTAATTGAGCTGCTGGAAGACCTTGGAGGCTACATAGTCCAAAAAGTAGTTACAGGGACTGAAGTCAACCTTATTATGCTTATTCCGGAAAAAGATGTCCCAATAGTGAAAAAGCAATCTGATGAACTGCTTGGAGTTATGGTAGAAGCTCCCCTGACTGGAGTTGAGATTGCAGTTGTTTCACCGACTCTTGCTTCTCACCACCTCCCGCATTCAGCATGTGACATTGCAGAGTATCTCCGCCACCCCGGAGCCAATACAAACATGATAGGACTTGCAAGAGGAATGGGGCGAAGGGTATCTCTGTCCATGGACTATGAAAGAAGACTTATTAACGAACATGATATTGCAGTTTTCACATTTGGGTCTTTCAGTGACTGCATAATAAACAAGAAGCCAAAGCTTTTTGAAGGCGTAGAAATTCCAATTGTAGTTACAGGCGGACCTGACCTTAAGACCGAGGAAGTTCCCGGAGCAGACCTTTATGTTGGGAATATTGGAAGGACTTCTCACAGGTTAAGGAAAACCGAGGAGATTAGCGCCCTTGATAAACTCAATGAAGAGGTTGGAAAGATTGCTGATAACATTCGTAAACAGCAAGCAAAAGACCCCCTCGCAGTGCTTCCTGCTAGAGTTATGAAGGAGATTGAAAATCAGGTCCCGGAAATCCGAACTGTACTTTCGCCTGCTCCACTGACCCTCCAGCTTAATGGGCTCAGAGTCAAGTTACCCTATGATGAATTCCATGAAAGACTTGAAAAACTGGAATTTGATGAAGGGGTTACTCTTTCCGAACTTGCAAATATTTCAAAATCAAAAATGAAAAATTATATATTGATAAAAATCAAATCTAAGTCTGACGTTGGTTTTGCAATTTGA
- the mmp3 gene encoding methyl-coenzyme M reductase-associated protein Mmp3 encodes MPITSNEVSVEVNGQQYTLPAGSILEDALKVSRAPYIAGTAVGILKEVAEEKIETVTEYAINTPRGEFRIEIRNPESPSGKLWAEHFKEYEGKSIHWASPEALAFGPFEAEIKPSRETGNFEAFEVMFGAGGFDPRNTHLIFSLKRHTAEYGTPEDGVFAEVVTGRKILSRLSREDTILGIEPIIEWEQISEKTCTTDLSVPLEDGDSIFTYFEVELSRNAPGGAEHFYALTREGTLNVDVTTSSFISDDDLKGIPAPYENFDPRREGAVSVRTVGYGLGRIYISRDERPSSLVHSVVGQVTKGIELIKLAEEGQNLSVESLPPQIVLLGHSFEEAEPVLSSIGVELVKDGYTGKDAVIVSQNPPTTLEILGEAKVTAYAVPIDKLIEIELYSEKAPKSVDFFRHGLELKTKTVGKLPVYMIYDDTYLFKTEKEVVKYKEILPENTPTDKVLGGEIGITNQSAKRMGTIGIRLGDDELFGPTGERFSSTNIVGRIINPEKLLAVKEGDVIYVTEIVRK; translated from the coding sequence GTGCCGATTACGAGTAATGAGGTCAGCGTAGAGGTGAATGGGCAACAATATACCTTACCTGCAGGCTCTATCCTTGAAGATGCGCTTAAAGTTTCCAGAGCCCCTTATATAGCCGGTACAGCGGTCGGAATTCTGAAAGAGGTCGCTGAGGAAAAGATCGAAACAGTCACCGAATACGCTATCAATACTCCCAGAGGAGAATTCAGGATAGAAATAAGAAATCCTGAGTCGCCTTCAGGAAAATTATGGGCTGAGCATTTTAAAGAGTACGAAGGAAAATCTATCCACTGGGCAAGTCCTGAAGCTCTAGCTTTCGGGCCTTTTGAAGCCGAAATTAAACCTTCGCGCGAAACAGGAAATTTTGAAGCTTTTGAGGTGATGTTTGGAGCAGGAGGTTTTGATCCCCGTAACACTCATCTTATTTTTTCACTTAAAAGACATACTGCGGAATATGGGACTCCTGAAGATGGGGTCTTTGCAGAAGTTGTGACCGGAAGAAAAATTTTGTCCAGGCTTTCCAGAGAAGATACAATTCTTGGTATTGAGCCAATTATAGAATGGGAACAAATCTCAGAAAAGACCTGCACAACTGATCTTTCTGTTCCGCTTGAAGATGGGGACAGCATATTTACTTATTTTGAAGTTGAACTTTCCAGGAATGCTCCAGGGGGAGCAGAACATTTCTATGCCCTTACTCGTGAAGGAACTCTCAATGTAGATGTTACTACCAGTTCGTTTATCTCAGATGATGACCTGAAGGGAATACCTGCTCCTTATGAAAATTTCGATCCAAGACGAGAAGGTGCAGTTTCTGTCCGTACAGTCGGATATGGGTTGGGCAGAATATATATCTCAAGAGACGAGCGTCCTTCAAGCCTTGTTCATTCTGTTGTAGGGCAGGTAACGAAAGGCATCGAACTCATTAAACTCGCAGAAGAAGGACAGAATCTTTCGGTTGAGAGTCTGCCTCCCCAGATAGTGCTTCTGGGACATAGCTTTGAGGAGGCCGAGCCTGTACTTTCTTCCATAGGGGTTGAACTGGTAAAAGACGGATACACCGGAAAGGATGCCGTAATTGTCAGTCAGAACCCTCCAACAACCCTTGAGATCCTTGGGGAAGCAAAGGTGACTGCGTATGCAGTACCCATAGATAAACTGATTGAGATTGAGCTTTACTCTGAAAAAGCCCCGAAATCTGTGGATTTCTTCCGCCATGGTCTTGAACTTAAAACAAAAACTGTTGGGAAACTGCCTGTTTATATGATATATGACGACACCTACCTTTTTAAGACAGAAAAGGAAGTTGTGAAGTACAAGGAAATCCTTCCAGAAAATACCCCCACGGACAAAGTACTTGGAGGGGAAATAGGGATCACAAACCAGTCTGCAAAGAGGATGGGGACTATAGGTATAAGACTTGGAGACGACGAACTTTTCGGCCCCACAGGAGAACGATTTTCCTCAACCAATATTGTTGGCCGGATAATAAATCCTGAAAAGCTCCTTGCTGTCAAAGAAGGAGATGTGATATACGTAACTGAAATTGTACGCAAGTAA
- a CDS encoding methanogenesis marker 17 protein, with amino-acid sequence MDSLEVFDVESAIAPEQGFYRKIIEDNLSSLKLAPAIGRIKVVLRPEDSLFQMAILLRDVGTRVTTTDIADVDAKPIAREIIISIKKEQYIPELLGILWERYGKANISQPDRWTVAISMDNPKEEAAFLKDMMVADPKHRLHENLVDFAIRVTPEGFRVRYHLYKGNQFIFVASEEALKHEWIEEAGAMLEELMKGGKN; translated from the coding sequence ATGGATTCGCTTGAAGTCTTTGATGTCGAGTCCGCAATCGCTCCGGAGCAGGGATTTTATAGAAAGATTATCGAGGACAATCTTTCAAGTCTCAAGCTTGCCCCGGCAATAGGGAGAATAAAGGTAGTGTTGAGACCTGAAGATTCTCTTTTTCAGATGGCAATTCTCCTGAGGGACGTGGGCACCAGGGTTACAACAACTGATATTGCCGATGTGGACGCAAAACCGATTGCCCGTGAGATAATAATTTCTATAAAAAAAGAGCAGTATATTCCAGAATTACTGGGAATACTCTGGGAGCGCTACGGGAAAGCAAATATCAGCCAGCCGGACCGATGGACTGTAGCCATAAGTATGGATAACCCAAAGGAAGAAGCAGCTTTTCTTAAAGATATGATGGTTGCAGATCCAAAACACAGGCTTCACGAAAATCTTGTTGATTTTGCAATCCGTGTCACCCCTGAGGGTTTCAGGGTCCGGTATCACCTGTATAAAGGTAACCAGTTTATTTTTGTGGCGTCCGAGGAAGCACTAAAACATGAGTGGATCGAAGAAGCAGGAGCGATGCTCGAAGAACTGATGAAAGGAGGGAAAAACTAA
- a CDS encoding methanogenesis marker 6 protein, whose translation MTETKKEEITKYIVISSDKVLPSDAAMKIYESEFPVTVKETCFGLIVSGAKDDVQILVEQIRQLDKNHIFVKDRGFPPGDERRCRASRGGGPRPGFHFLREEVEMLPAIGAALDELEAKECVTEKRKKKCRLTTSDLEKVIEEELAR comes from the coding sequence ATGACGGAAACGAAAAAAGAAGAGATTACAAAGTACATTGTAATCAGTTCGGATAAAGTGCTGCCTTCAGATGCAGCTATGAAGATCTATGAGTCAGAGTTTCCAGTTACGGTAAAGGAGACCTGTTTTGGACTTATCGTATCAGGAGCCAAAGACGATGTCCAGATCCTCGTTGAACAAATCCGGCAGCTTGATAAAAATCATATTTTTGTAAAGGATAGGGGATTCCCTCCAGGAGATGAAAGGCGCTGCCGCGCAAGCAGGGGTGGAGGCCCACGGCCGGGATTCCATTTTTTGAGGGAAGAAGTGGAGATGCTTCCTGCCATAGGGGCTGCACTTGACGAACTGGAAGCAAAGGAATGTGTAACAGAAAAACGCAAAAAGAAATGCAGGCTTACAACTTCGGATCTGGAAAAAGTTATTGAAGAGGAGCTTGCGAGGTGA